Proteins from a single region of Nocardiopsis dassonvillei subsp. dassonvillei DSM 43111:
- a CDS encoding DeoR/GlpR family DNA-binding transcription regulator produces MSGLSGGATVVRQAAGASATTTPSGTGRLSVAEGRIARAALEELPKDGVIMLDAGPMAERIAWLLPAGCGLSVLTNSVPAALGLASRRDLSVHLLGGRVSAAAGTTLASVRLLEQLHVDVAFIVADGVSPGRGLTCADPAEVMTRQAMVRASSRTVLLADHTRIGGDRISRFARLHEVDCLITDSGTDPEDVRRLRGRGPRVRVV; encoded by the coding sequence GTGAGTGGTCTCAGCGGTGGCGCCACGGTTGTCAGGCAGGCAGCTGGAGCGAGCGCCACGACGACACCGTCCGGAACGGGGCGGCTCTCGGTCGCCGAGGGCAGGATCGCCAGGGCCGCCCTGGAGGAACTGCCGAAGGACGGGGTGATCATGCTCGACGCCGGGCCGATGGCGGAGCGGATCGCGTGGTTGCTGCCCGCCGGGTGCGGGCTGAGCGTCCTGACCAACTCGGTCCCGGCCGCGCTGGGGCTGGCCTCGCGCCGCGACCTCTCCGTGCACCTCCTGGGGGGCCGGGTGAGCGCGGCGGCCGGGACCACGCTGGCCTCCGTGCGCCTGCTGGAGCAGCTCCACGTCGACGTGGCCTTCATCGTCGCCGACGGCGTGTCCCCCGGGCGGGGCCTGACCTGTGCCGATCCCGCGGAGGTGATGACCAGGCAGGCCATGGTGCGGGCCTCGTCCAGGACCGTGCTGCTGGCCGACCACACCAGGATCGGCGGCGACCGCATCTCCCGCTTCGCGCGCCTGCACGAGGTGGACTGCCTCATCACCGACAGCGGCACCGATCCCGAGGACGTCCGGAGGCTGCGCGGACGCGGACCGCGCGTACGCGTGGTCTGA